From the Astyanax mexicanus isolate ESR-SI-001 chromosome 9, AstMex3_surface, whole genome shotgun sequence genome, one window contains:
- the klhl36 gene encoding kelch-like protein 36, producing MIVLEGDDMMDGGRQARLSRPHRISESSKVYRWPDQASYLLQGLNEQRECGQLCDVVLVANDQRVAAHRALLAVSSPYFQAMFTLGMREERQAEVELVGASYVGVKAVVDFLYSGELPLDGGNIDYVLETAHLLQVWQAVDFCCQYLEKEVSEENYLYLQELALLYSLDRLDAFIDHFILERFSTLSFTPEFLRDVRLSKLCSYLASEQVQNESEQALLQASLQWLTQRPERSAFACQLLSNIRFALIPLDELMEQVLPAVRSLLPSDSGCEALVEEALGYHARVSAQPVLQTTRSNLRGGVERLLLVGGEVYERGEELSTEVCWLDEDAGTWEVETQLPAQRSHHCVAVLGGFIFTAGGSSSRDNGGGAASNLLYRYDPRNNTWTKGATMNQRRVDFYLGTMRNCLIAVGGRNDSGALSSVEVYHPVEDYWAYVAGLPRFTYGHAGTTHKDVVYISGGHDYQIGPYRRDMLSYDPSTGDAWTERQAMTLARGWHCMTSLQDKIYVIGGSDDHEDSMERFDVLEVEAFDPLTEQWSRIAPLRYPNSEAAVAVWNDKIYVMGGYTWEHMDFSENTQVFVPEKGHWIMGNNLPRYIAGASACVCTVRPRQRSSLEQNRTEKGGKEKQSLSQAQDR from the exons ATG ATAGTTTTAGAGGGAGATGACATGATGGATGGTGGGAGGCAGGCTCGTCTTTCACGCCCACACAGAATCAGCGAGTCTTCAAAG gtttATCGATGGCCAGACCAAGCTAGCTATCTCCTTCAGGGTTTGAATGAGCAGCGAGAGTGTGGTCAGCTGTGTGACGTGGTCTTGGTGGCCAATGACCAACGGGTGGCTGCGCACCGTGCCCTGCTGGCAGTTTCCAGTCCTTACTTCCAGGCCATGTTCACCCTCGGCATGCGGGAGGAGCGTCAAGCCGAGGTGGAGCTGGTTGGAGCCTCCTACGTTGGTGTGAAGGCAGTTGTGGACTTTTTGTACAGCGGTGAGTTGCCTTTGGATGGTGGGAACATTGACTATGTGCTTGAGACAGCTCACTTATTGCAAGTGTGGCAGGCAGTGGATTTCTGCTGCCAGTACCTGGAGAAGGAGGTAAGCGAGGAGAACTATCTATACCTTCAGGAACTGGCCTTACTTTACAGCCTAGACAGGCTGGATGCCTTCATAGACCACTTCATCCTGGAACGGTTCTCCACACTGTCTTTCACGCCTGAGTTCTTGAGGGATGTGCGTTTGTCCAAGCTGTGCTCATACCTGGCGAGTGAGCAGGTACAGAATGAGAGTGAACAGGCACTTCTTCAGGCTTCTTTGCAGTGGCTGACCCAAAGACCTGAGCGCTCAGCTTTCGCTTGCCAGCTCTTGTCCAACATTCGCTTTGCACTGATCCCTCTGGATGAGCTCATGGAACAGGTGTTGCCTGCAGTGCGCTCCCTGCTGCCTTCAGACTCTGGTTGCGAAGCTCTGGTGGAGGAGGCACTAGGCTACCATGCCCGTGTCAGTGCCCAGCCTGTGCTGCAGACAACCCGCTCAAATCTACGAGGTGGCGTCGAGCGGCTCCTGCTTGTCGGAGGGGAGGTGTATGAGCGTGGGGAAGAGCTTAGCACTGAGGTGTGTTGGCTGGATGAAGATGCAGGGACATGGGAGGTGGAGACTCAACTGCCAGCTCAGAGAAGTCACCACTGTGTTGCGGTCTTGGGTGGATTTATCTTCACCGCAGGGGGAAGCTCTTCAAGGGACAATGGGGGAGGTGCTGCCAGTAACTTACTGTACCGATATGATCCACGCAACAACACATGGACCAAG GGTGCCACTATGAATCAGCGAAGAGTTGATTTCTATCTGGGCACTATGAGGAATTGCCTGATTGCTGTTGGAGGACGCAATGATAGTGGTGCTCTATCATCTGTAGAGGTCTATCATCCTGTTGAAGATTACTGGGCCTACGTAGCAGGACTGCCTAG attcacATATGGTCACGCGGGCACCACACACAAAGATGTTGTGTACATCTCAGGAGGCCATGACTATCAGATTGGACCTTACAGACGTGACATGCTGAGCTATGACCCCAGTACTGGTGACGCTTGGACAGAGAGGCAGGCCATGACCCTGGCTCGAGGCTGGCACTGCATGACATCCCTGCAGGATAAAATCTACGTCATCGGTGGCAGTGATGACCACGAGGACAGCATGGAGCGTTTTGATGTGTTGGAGGTGGAGGCCTTTGACCCACTGACTGAGCAGTGGAGTAGGATAGCACCACTGCGGTATCCCAATAGTGAGGCGGCAGTAGCAGTGTGGAACGACAAAATCTATGTAATGGGGGGCTACACCTGGGAGCACATGGACTTCTCAGAAAACACTCAGGTGTTTGTTCCTGAGAAGGGCCACTGGATAATGGGTAACAATCTACCTAGGTACATTGCTGGAGCATCAGCATGTGTTTGCACGGTCCGACCTCGACAGCGCAGCAGTCTGGAGCAGAACAGGACAGAAAAGGGGGGGAAGGAGAAGCAGAGTCTCAGTCAGGCACAAGACAGATAA
- the zgc:56622 gene encoding aldo-keto reductase family 1 member B1 isoform X1 yields MEESAEQPRKIELNDGTFMPLLGLGTWKAKSTSSEQCQAAIETAIAAGYRHLDTAHSYQNEVELGKALRSKIQQGIIRREDMYIVSKLWCTYHALEDIPVCLQKSLSDLQLDYLDLYLVHFPVGLKKVGDELFPMKNGQLLSTDIDYVDVWRGMEALRASGKVKSIGVSNFSIEQLERLLSVAKVCPAVNQVELHPYLVQSDLIEYCKSKNIVLVAYSPFGSPDRPKELQRGDTDPKKLLEDPVIGKIAAKHRRTPAQILLRYHIEQDIAVIPKSVKPNHILENTKVFDFYLPEEDMKALKSLNRGWKACTLEQLESHPFYPFK; encoded by the exons ATGGAGGAGAGCGCTGAACAGCCAAGAAAGATAGAACTTAATGATGGCACGTTCATGCCACTGCTGGGGCTGGGAACATGGAAGGCGAAG AGCACGAGTTCAGAACAGTGTCAAGCAGCCATTGAGACAGCAATAGCTGCTGGCTACCGTCACCTGGACACAGCCCACAGCTATCAGAATGAGGTGGAGCTGGGAAAAGCCCTCCGCTCCAAGATCCAGCAGGGCATCATTCGACGTGAGGACATGTATATCGTGAGCAAG CTGTGGTGCACTTATCATGCTCTTGAGGACATCCCTGTTTGTCTCCAGAAATCTCTCAGTGACCTGCAACTAGACTACTTGGACCTGTACCTGGTACACTTTCCTGTGGGGCTTAAG AAAGTTGGTGATGAGCTCTTTCCAATGAAGAACGGACAGCTTCTCTCAACAGACATAGACTATGTGGATGTGTGGAGG GGCATGGAGGCTTTAAGGGCTTCTGGAAAAGTGAAGAGTATTGGTGTGTCCAACTTCTCTATCGAACAACTTGAGAGGCTGCTGTCTGTGGCTAAAGTCTGTCCAGCTGTCAATCAG GTAGAGCTTCATCCTTACCTGGTTCAGTCTGATCTAATAGAATATTGCAAGTCTAAGAATATAGTTCTTGTGGCCTACAGTCCCTTTGGCTCACCAGACCGACCCAAAGAGCT TCAAAGAGGAGACACAGACCCTAAAAAGCTGTTGGAGGACCCTGTGATTGGGAAGATTGCTGCAAAGCACAGACGGACTCCTGCACAG ATTTTATTACGGTATCATATTGAGCAGGACATTGCAGTGAttccaaaaagtgttaaacccaACCATATTCTGGAGAACACAAAG GTCTTTGACTTCTACCTGCCTGAGGAGGATATGAAGGCACTCAAGTCTCTAAATCGTGGCTGGAAGGCCTGTACCTTGGAACA GTTGGAGTCCCATCCTTTCTACCCTTTTAAGTGA
- the tat gene encoding tyrosine aminotransferase, which yields MSYVIRMNGVSNNGSGVDRNGVSRNAVNGKKCPGVNGGDAERISVNGFQGNAVHHVSVRAPVSAAKLKARRQRWSVRASEMSKNTLNPIRAIVDGMKLTPNPDKPMIALSIGDPTVFGNLPTDESVLQAMKDAIDSHKYNGYAPSVGYLKSREAVANFYSHPGAPLEAKDVILTSGCSQAIELAITALCNPGDNILVPCPGFSLYKTLAVSLGIQIKLYNLLPEKSWEIDLQHLESLIDDRTTCLIVNNPSNPCGSVFTKEHLQNILAVASKHCIPILADEIYGDMVFPDCEFHSLAPLSNDVPILSCGGLAKRWLVPGWRMGWILIHDRNDIFGTEIREALVKLSQRILGACTVVQGALESILNNTPAEFYQSTISFLKSNSEICFSELSTVPGLNPVMPSGAMYLMVGIEMDHFPEFQNDVEFTERLVTEQSVFCLPATAFEYPNFFRIVVTVPEEMMVEACARIREFCARHYRPLSQDSNDLDQ from the exons ATGTCTTATGTGATCAGAATGAACGGAGTCTCTAATAACGGGAGCGGGGTGGACCGGAACGGGGTGAGCAGGAACGCGGTGAACGGAAAGAAATGCCCGGGAGTGAACGGAGGAGACGCGGAACGGATCAGTGTGAACGGGTTTCAGGGGAACGCCGTGCACCACGTGAGCGTGCGCGCTCCCGTCAGCGCCGCCAAGCTGAAGGCGCGCAGACAGCGCTGGAGCGTCCGAGCCTCCGAGATGTCCAAGAACACCTTGAACCCCATCCGAGCTATAGTGGACGGAATGAAGCTCACCCCCAACCCTGACAAGCCCATGATCGCCCTGTCTATCG GTGACCCAACTGTATTTGGAAACCTGCCCACAGATGAAAGTGTGCTCCAAGCAATGAAGGATGCTATAGATTCTCACAAATATAATGGCTATGCCCCATCAGTCG GTTACCTGAAGAGTAGAGAGGCTGTGGCAAACTTCTACAGCCACCCCGGAGCTCCACTGGAAGCTAAG GATGTGATCTTAACCAGTGGCTGTAGTCAGGCCATAGAACTGGCCATCACTGCCCTGTGTAATCCAGGAGACAACATCCTGGTACCCTGTCCTGGATTTTCTCTTTACAAAACCCTGGCAGTGTCTTTGGGCATCCAGATCAAGCTTTACAACCTGCTG CCAGAGAAATCCTGGGAGATTGATCTGCAGCATTTGGAGAGTCTGATTGACGACAGGACAACATGTCTGATCGTCAACAACCCGTCCAACCCCTGTGGCTCAGTGTTTACCAAAGAGCACTTGCAAAATATTCTCGCAG TTGCCTCAAAACACTGCATCCCTATCCTTGCGGATGAAATCTATGGAGACATG GTCTTTCCTGACTGTGAGTTCCATTCTCTGGCCCCTCTCAGCAATGATGTACCCATCCTGTCCTGTGGGGGTCTGGCTAAGCGCTGGCTTGTTCCTGGATGGAGAATGGGCTGGATCCTCATACACGATCGCAACGACATCTTTGGAACAGAG ATTCGAGAAGCCCTTGTTAAGCTCAGCCAGCGCATCCTGGGTGCCTGCACTGTTGTCCAGGGGGCTCTAGAGAGCATCCTTAACAACACCCCAGCAGAGTTCTACCAGAGCACAATCAGCTTTCTTAAG TCCAACTCAGAGATTTGCTTCTCAGAGCTGTCCACCGTTCCTGGGCTGAATCCAGTGATGCCATCTGGAGCCATGTACCTCATG GTCGGGATCGAAATGGATCACTTTCCAGAGTTCCAGAACGATGTGGAGTTCACTGAACGGCTGGTCACTGAACAGTCTGTATTCTGCTTGCCTGCCACG GCATTTGAATATCCAAACTTCTTCCGGATTGTGGTGACGGTTCCAGAGGAAATGATGGTGGAGGCATGTGCCCGGATCAGAGAGTTCTGCGCACGCCACTACAGACCTCTCAGCCAAGACAGCAACGACCTGGACCAATGA
- the zgc:112052 gene encoding protein C19orf12 homolog — MTRIDDVMKLCCELSANQQVKTAVKHSGKGALTAGGLAFAGGLVGGPLGIAVGGAVGGLLGCWMTTGQFKPLPQIILEMTPDQQQKLYEDIMAVLGSVNWTDVAQLTAIVMGNASLQQQVTAALLAYVQKELQAEVHYVD; from the exons ATGACCAGGATTGACGATGTGATGAAGCTGTGCTGCGAACTCTCTGCAAACCAACAGGTTAAGACTGCAGTGAAGCACTCTGGAAAAGGTGCACTGACTGCTGGAGGCCTTGCCTTTGCTGGTGGGTTGGTAGGTGGTCCACTTGGCATTGCAGTTG GTGGGGCTGTTGGAGGCCTGCTGGGATGCTGGATGACAACTGGCCAGTTTAAACCACTGCCTCAGATAATCCTGGAAATGACACCAGATCAGCAGCAGAAACTCTATGAAGATATCATGGCTGTTTTGGGATCTGTAAACTGGACTGATGTAGCCCAGTTAACTGCCATAGTAATGGGGAATGCATCATTGCAGCAGCAGGTGACGGCTGCTTTACTGGCCTACGTTCAAAAAGAGCTCCAAGCAGAGGTTCATTATGTTGACTGA
- the LOC103038882 gene encoding uncharacterized protein LOC103038882, producing MDESLWCEKTCSSLISALPLWIIEYAWTNQMEDVLEVLGPPLWLEGDCRHLTPEEPCSLRVMAAETWMVIRARDIKHFERVMEFLEVTYGLMPQLVSSIKHMKIMFGLKTLVIMWMLWDDQSVTSINDKITRFFPENLPHYHGSSRKHLELMQKTQQDFKRFAQSLARNPDMRKAYIRDLMEEQYGERYAMKVEERLLHYLKELNKALPQPTHIDQILKQSFSLDETEKLLHQLLTCNSASLPTALKRLLRCAMATHFSQVDADKLKKRAEADRPVPGSFCIALRSQQSPEERLSQQCSQGSWLNRNKSPSLLQKATESVCLERPSVHLKPKSGLRLDITQGDLDPCVAKQQDPQRDDSGANVEKKTSIEEDKTEHLCSKHGKNMKSILLECSEELKGQNSEAPLAHLCTPSSPLTPLLQSTPQRKTHSSASPPHQDSSSTYVSLSSHRDSSSSFSYSFTNLSGAVQVQDASSQCSLGKPVTSSLMLPVQQQDIARTSSDQQQNISTTSSLSAKQISPFLFSSLKNITTSSESSGTPSLSLVPQECSSPLANLSAFPMNQHTLDLPSISHDISCLPKSSSQVQQESSLSMLYKNQTSSPASTSTTTSPASSSSAQQESSSSMLSMNQISSPASTSTTTLSSAQKESSLSVVSKSQISSSASTSTTTSPASLPLSSAQKESSSMISKSQNSSSASTSTTTSPASSSSAQESSSKLSRIQISSSASTNTTTSPTSSSSVQQESSLSMLSKNQISSPGSTSPATSAPSPPSAQIESSSSMPLKNQISSPASTSPATSSSVQQESSLSMLSKNQISSPATSNQSHNSVSFPSSSRQDVASTISGSDSVLRDKLKLSLETQAIFLQCKWLQPQVLLCRLSQQNSAATITPKRTQSRLCEVEEEEEEEEEEENVSFDVNLLYSDSESDPQDSDDPDYAPSKRRKSCVDF from the exons ATGGATGAAAGTCTGTGGTGTGAGAAAACCTGCTCCAGCCTGATCTCTGCTTTACCTCTGTGGATCATTGAATATGCCTGGACTAACCAAATGGAAGATGTTTTAGAAG TCCTTGGTCCCCCACTGTGGCTGGAAGGTGACTGTAGGCATCTGACTCCTGAGGAACCATGCAGCTTGCGTGTGATGGCGGCTGAAACCTGGATGGTCATAAGGGCCAGAGACATCAAACACTTTGAAAGAGTGATGGAGTTTCTGGAGGTCACTTACGGGTTAATGCCTCAGTTAGTGTCCTCCATCAAACATATGAAGATAATGTTTGGCTTGAAGACGTTG GTCATTATGTGGATGTTATGGGATGACCAGAGTGTGACCAGCATCAATGACAAGATCACAAGGTTCTTTCCTGAAAATCTCCCACACTACCATGGAAGT AGCCGCAAACATTTGGAGCTGATGCAGAAAACTCAGCAGGATTTCAAAAGATTTGCTCAGTCTCTAGCTAGAAATCCTGACATGCGCAAAGCCTATATCAGG GATTTGATGGAGGAGCAGTACGGGGAACGTTATGCCATGAAGGTGGAAGAGAGATTGTTACATTATCTGAAAGAGCTGAACAAAGCCCTTCCACAGCCGACACATATAGATCAG ATTTTAAAGCAGTCCTTTTCATTGGATGAGACAGAGAAATTGCTACACCAGCTACTTACCTGTAACAGTGCATCCTTGCCCACTGCGCTTAAGAGGCTTTTGAGATGTG CTATGGCAACACACTTTAGTCAAGTTGATGCCGATAAGCTAAAGAAGCGAGCTGAAGCTGACAGACCAGTACCTGGCTCTTTCTGTATAGCTCTAAGATCTCAGCAGAGCCCGGAGGAGAGGCTGTCCCAGCAATGCTCCCAGGGTTCATGGCTGAATAGAAATAAAAGTCCTTCACTTCTACAGAAAGCTACAGAGAGCGTTTGTTTGGAAAGACCATCTGTGCATTTAAAACCAAAATCAGGTTTGAGGCTTGATATAACTCAAGGTGACCTTGATCCATGTGTGGCGAAGCAGCAGGATCCTCAGCGAGACGATTCTGGAGCGAATGTAGAAAAGAAGACCTCCATTGAGGAGGACAAGACGGAGCACCTGTGCTCCAAACATGGAAAGAATATGAAGAGTATCCTACTGGAATGTTCTGAGGAGCTCAAGGGTCAGAACAGCGAAGCTCCTCTGGCTCATTTATGCACTCCATCATCACCTCTCACTCCCCTGCTTCAGTCAACTCCTCAGAGAAAAACCCACTCCTCAGCATCTCCTCCACACCAGGACTCATCTTCTACATATGTATCTCTGTCTTCACATCGTGACTCCTCTTCCAGCTTCTCTTACTCTTTTACAAACCTTTCAGGGGCTGTCCAAGTCCAAGATGCCTCCTCACAGTGTTCCTTAGGCAAGCCAGTCACTTCATCTCTTATGCTTCCAGTGCAGCAGCAAGATATTGCTAGAACATCCTCAGACCAACAACAGAACATCTCAACAACGTCATCACTTTCAGCAAAACAGATCTCACCCTTTCTATTCTCTTCACTTAAGAATATCACGACTTCATCAGAATCTTCAGGGACGCCTTCTTTATCTTTAGTCCCGCAGGAGTGTTCCTCACCTTTAGCCAATCTTTCAGCATTCCCAATGAACCAGCACACTCTAGATTTACCATCCATCTCTCATGACATATCATGTTTACCAAAATCTTCGTCCCAAGTCCAGCAGGAGAGTTCCTTATCAATGCTCTACAAGAATCAAACCAGTTCTCCAGCATCCACAAGCACAACAACTTCACCAGCGTCTTCATCCTCAGCCCAGCAGGAGAGTTCCTCATCAATGCTCTCCATGAACCAAATCAGTTCTCCAGCATCCACAAGCACAACCACTTTATCCTCAGCCCAGAAGGAAAGTTCCTTATCAGTGGTCTCTAAGAGCCAAATCAGTTCTTCAGCATCCACAAGCACAACAACTTCACCAGCATCTTTACCTTTATCCTCAGCCCAGAAGGAGAGTTCATCAATGATCTCTAAGAGCCAAAACAGTTCTTCAGCATCCACAAGCACAACAACTTCACCAGCATCTTCATCCTCAGCCCAGGAGAGTTCATCAAAGCTGTCTAGGATCCAAATCAGTTCTTCAGCATCCACAAACACAACAACTTCACCAACATCTTCATCCTCAGTTCAGCAGGAAAGTTCCTTATCAATGCTCTCCAAAAATCAAATCAGTTCTCCAGGATCCACAAGCCCAGCAACTTCAGCACCATCTCCGCCCTCAGCCCAGATAGAAAGTTCCTCGTCAATGCCCTTAAAGAATCAAATCAGTTCTCCAGCATCCACAAGCCCAGCAACTTCATCCTCAGTTCAGCAGGAGAGTTCCTTATCAATGCTCTCTAAGAACCAAATCAGTTCTCCAGCAACGTCCAACCAAAGCCACAATTCTGTTAGTTTTCCAAGTTCCTCAAGGCAAGATGTCGCCAGTACCATCTCAGGATCTGACAGTGTCTTGAGAGATAAACTAAAACTATCCTTAGAGACTCAGGCCATCTTCTTGCAGTGCAAGTGGCTGCAACCCCAGGTGCTGCTCTGCAGACTGAGTCAACAGAACAGTGCAGCGACCATCACACCAAAAAGAACCCAAAGCCGGTTATGTGAagtggaagaggaggaggaggaggaggaagaagaggaaaatGTATCATTTGATGTCAATTTATTGTATTCAGACTCTGAATCGGACCCACAAGACTCGGATGATCCAGATTACGCTCCGTCAAAAAGACGCAAGTCATGCGTGGACTTCTAG
- the zgc:56622 gene encoding aldo-keto reductase family 1 member B1 isoform X2 translates to MEESAEQPRKIELNDGTFMPLLGLGTWKAKSTSSEQCQAAIETAIAAGYRHLDTAHSYQNEVELGKALRSKIQQGIIRREDMYIVSKLWCTYHALEDIPVCLQKSLSDLQLDYLDLYLVHFPVGLKKVGDELFPMKNGQLLSTDIDYVDVWRGMEALRASGKVKSIGVSNFSIEQLERLLSVAKVCPAVNQVELHPYLVQSDLIEYCKSKNIVLVAYSPFGSPDRPKELQRGDTDPKKLLEDPVIGKIAAKHRRTPAQVTQTRTETCLWVH, encoded by the exons ATGGAGGAGAGCGCTGAACAGCCAAGAAAGATAGAACTTAATGATGGCACGTTCATGCCACTGCTGGGGCTGGGAACATGGAAGGCGAAG AGCACGAGTTCAGAACAGTGTCAAGCAGCCATTGAGACAGCAATAGCTGCTGGCTACCGTCACCTGGACACAGCCCACAGCTATCAGAATGAGGTGGAGCTGGGAAAAGCCCTCCGCTCCAAGATCCAGCAGGGCATCATTCGACGTGAGGACATGTATATCGTGAGCAAG CTGTGGTGCACTTATCATGCTCTTGAGGACATCCCTGTTTGTCTCCAGAAATCTCTCAGTGACCTGCAACTAGACTACTTGGACCTGTACCTGGTACACTTTCCTGTGGGGCTTAAG AAAGTTGGTGATGAGCTCTTTCCAATGAAGAACGGACAGCTTCTCTCAACAGACATAGACTATGTGGATGTGTGGAGG GGCATGGAGGCTTTAAGGGCTTCTGGAAAAGTGAAGAGTATTGGTGTGTCCAACTTCTCTATCGAACAACTTGAGAGGCTGCTGTCTGTGGCTAAAGTCTGTCCAGCTGTCAATCAG GTAGAGCTTCATCCTTACCTGGTTCAGTCTGATCTAATAGAATATTGCAAGTCTAAGAATATAGTTCTTGTGGCCTACAGTCCCTTTGGCTCACCAGACCGACCCAAAGAGCT TCAAAGAGGAGACACAGACCCTAAAAAGCTGTTGGAGGACCCTGTGATTGGGAAGATTGCTGCAAAGCACAGACGGACTCCTGCACAGGTCACACAAACCAGGACAGAAACATGCCTCTGGGTGCATTGA